tcttcaggcatagagttccgtcgtcggggctctatgccggaagaatcctgatcaggattatcctaatgcattctgaatggagagaaatccgttcaggatgcatcaggatgtcttcagttccggaacggaacgttttttggccggagaaaataccgcagcatgctgcgctttttgctccggccaaaaatccggaacacttgccgcaaggccggatccggaattaatgcccattaaaaaggcattgatccggatccggccttaagctaaacgtcgtttcggcgcattgccggagccgacatttagctttttcagagtggttaccatggctgccgggacgctaaagtcctggcagccatggtaaagtgtagtggggagcaggggcgcagtatacttaccgtctgtgcggctcccggggcgcttcagagtgacgtcagggcgccccaagcgcatggatcacgtcatccatgcgcatggggcgctctgacgtcactctggagcgccccgggagccgcacggacggtaagtatactgctcccccgctccccgctcctactatggcaaccaggactttaatagcgtcctgggtgccatagtaacactgaacgcatttggaagacggttccgtcttcaaatgctttcagtacacttgcgtttttccggatccggcgtgtaattccggcaagtggcgtacacgccggatccggacaacgcaagtgtgaaagaggccttagaaacatATTTCAAGTCCTGACCACAGACTTAAAGTTACAGAAGGggtttaggcctcgtgcacatgaccatatttttcatctgtgtgccatcttcttcttttctttttttttttccccccggaTATCACACGGTCAGATTCGTTCCTTTGGTGCCATGCATACATCTGTAGTTTTTGTGAATCCGTGTGTTCTTTTCTGGTCCGTATTTCAGGTGAGAATAGCACTTGAAGTGCAGGCagaaggtatctgtattttgtggaccagGACCATATCAGTGTGCTACGCTCTAGGGTTCCCAgagaatatgcctttttgatcacttgctgttgcaatttttgtgatgtaatgtgacaaaaatggcttttttttttacggtgttcacctgagtggttaggtcatataatatttttatagagctggttgtcacagacgtggcgatacctaatatgtgtttttttttatatatatttcactttagcacaataatagcagttttgaaacaaaaaaaatgttttagtgtctccgtgttctgagagctatagttttttttattttttgggcgattgtcttaggtaggggctaattttttgcgggatgaggtgacgtttttattcaTACCATTGTGGGGGGACataggcctttttgatcgcttggtgttgcactttttgtgatgtaaggtgacaaaaatggcttttttttttatggtgtttatcggacagggtggatcatgtgatatatttatagagccggtcattacggacgctgcgatacctaatatgtgtgggttttgtgttttttttattataaaataaggggaaaggggcgtttttttttttcttttttactttaataattttattaaaaacactttattctttactttatttatgacattcacttttgggggtctgatcccctctgtaatgcattacaatatatctgtattgtaatgcatcgcCTGTTAgtttatgacactgagtcatacactaacaggttgcctaggagacccagcctgaggctggatctcctcggctcccgtagaaggcagttcccgatgccgtgcaaggcattgggcagcctctgcacggcatcaggctgccttgtgtcgcatcgtgtccccgccacagcagtgtgtcgttcacctgacacaaacctcttctatgtcgcggtcagcggcatagaaggggttaatccgccggaatCTGCTTTTACAGCgaagccggcggatacagcaggagcccggctaccacggaccgccaggcccctgcagtgatcgcgcgtgcACCCCTCCGGTGCCCGCacaatcactatgacgtactattacgtcaaattgcgggaactcagtggttcccatgacgtaacagtacgtcaaaggtcgggaacAGGTTAAGGACGAATATCGATTTTtctcaatgtattttttttattttttatgtaggcatattaaggcttgttttttgcagggtgaaTTTTATTTCTTATTGACACCATTTTGGGCACATAACTTACCTATTTGCGCATTATAAATGATGCCTGTTTTCGGGTCTCCACTCCCAGTGGAGAATACTGTAGATGTGTGTTGTTTTTATTTTGGTTTTCTTTACTTTTACAAATTTAAAACcactttttatggaaaaaattgttctttttaaaaaaactttATTAGCCTTCCTTTATTTTTTGATTGTTTAGTGCCAATAGGAGACAAGGCTATTATAATGCAGTGGTATACCTTGTACGTCTGGTacaatggaaagatctgctcctgttctgtgtttagatcaacacctggttttggctcacaatcactgaccgaaTAGACCTCCTTTATGAAAACTGTCTTAGctgcccataaaaaaaaaatcagagctCGCCTTTCATTTCTTAGTGTTTTCAAAAAATGATGGTTGAGCAACAGCCAGTTTTGATGACTGTATTAATAAGGCCTTTGGATGCTGTTACTGCATCAACAAACGTGCATTCAGAACGCAGTTTTATTTATTGTAGGCAGCGGAAATGAGTTAAATAATTTAGAGGACTTCTAGTTGGTCGCGCTCGCTAGCATTAACCACCTCCTTAGAATGGATGGGGGGGACCCCATTCTCAGCTTAGGCCTTAATCACACGGTCAGTGGTTTGCATCAGTGACAAAAACTAGGAGTAGAACCTACACAGtataggtataatggaaagatgtcCACTACTGTGGTTTTGGCTCGCAGTAACTGATGGAAATCGCTTACCTacggcctcgttcacatctccatttgaAGATCTGGCAGTTTTTTTAGTCCGCCAACAGCTGGCATTTGCACTGGATCAGGCTGCCAGATCTctgaaacggagatgtgaacgcagCCAAACACTGACTGTATGGATAAGGCCTAGGTGCAGGACCTAGAGGTAGGATCTGGTATCTCCCATCAATGCTGCATTAAAGACCACACCGATTGTATTTaagaaaatcgttttttttttatttggttgaCATTTTAGCATTATTTGCTTCTCAATCTAGATGATAATGTATTTTCCCTTTACTGTGTTCACTTCAAGATCAGTAGAGATGGTGATCCACTGGAAAAAAGGCCTTCTGTTTGCATTGTGCACTTTATCCTACGTTGAATGTTTCGCGGTCGATGAAATACCGGATGAGTGGATGCTTCTCCATGTGGTCCAGGGACAAATAGGTGCAGGAAACTACAGTTACCTGAGACTTAACCATGAAGGAAGGATAATACTGGAGATGAAGAGCCTGAAAGGTGATGCAGACATTTATGTTTCTGCTTCAACCCTTAATCCCAATTTTGATGAGTACGAGCTCCAATCTACAACATGTGGCCTGGATACAGTAGTTGTCCCAGACCATTTCAACCGCCCAGTGGGAATTGGAATTTATGGGCATCCATCTTCTCTCGAGAGTGAATTTGAAATTAAAGTATATTATGACAGAACTATTCAAGAGGACCCTTTTGCCGATGCCTCATATTACCCCGAACTCCTAGAGGCAAGTCGCAAACCACAAAAACAAGCCCCACAGGATGCACCTCAGGAGGAGGAATCTATGATACGAACTATATTAATAGGCATTCTCAAGATTGTTCTAGAGATACTTTTCTAAGTGCTAATATTTGTATTCTCTAACAAATTGATTTCTACTTCTATAAGAACTGGAATATTAAGAAATAAAGGACAACATCCAGGATGTAAGACGCACAGCAGCATTTCTTTCATCAGCTAAAAACTGACCAAAACAAATAACTCTAGAGACTTGGTTACCTCCTTTAAAATTAATTTTGCCCTTAACTGTTCTGGTTAGTTAATCTATGGCACTGCCCTTTTACAGTGGGGTGTAAAAACGGCTACTGTGTCCTGACAGGGCAAGACATGTCTCAGGCATGCTGCAACTAGTGTGTTTAATGGGGGTTGTCCAAcagttaacattttttttttttaaaaggctccACATGGTGTAAAATAATCATTTTTCCACCAGTCCGACACTTTCA
The sequence above is a segment of the Bufo bufo chromosome 4, aBufBuf1.1, whole genome shotgun sequence genome. Coding sequences within it:
- the C4H6orf120 gene encoding UPF0669 protein C6orf120 homolog isoform X3; this translates as MVDRRSVEMVIHWKKGLLFALCTLSYVECFAVDEIPDEWMLLHVVQGQIGAGNYSYLRLNHEGRIILEMKSLKGDADIYVSASTLNPNFDEYELQSTTCGLDTVVVPDHFNRPVGIGIYGHPSSLESEFEIKVYYDRTIQEDPFADASYYPELLEASRKPQKQAPQDAPQEEESMIRTILIGILKIVLEILF
- the C4H6orf120 gene encoding UPF0669 protein C6orf120 homolog isoform X1; amino-acid sequence: MLLYGECNSCARGHHTGISALGNVEMVIHWKKGLLFALCTLSYVECFAVDEIPDEWMLLHVVQGQIGAGNYSYLRLNHEGRIILEMKSLKGDADIYVSASTLNPNFDEYELQSTTCGLDTVVVPDHFNRPVGIGIYGHPSSLESEFEIKVYYDRTIQEDPFADASYYPELLEASRKPQKQAPQDAPQEEESMIRTILIGILKIVLEILF
- the C4H6orf120 gene encoding UPF0669 protein C6orf120 homolog isoform X2, coding for MVIHWKKGLLFALCTLSYVECFAVDEIPDEWMLLHVVQGQIGAGNYSYLRLNHEGRIILEMKSLKGDADIYVSASTLNPNFDEYELQSTTCGLDTVVVPDHFNRPVGIGIYGHPSSLESEFEIKVYYDRTIQEDPFADASYYPELLEASRKPQKQAPQDAPQEEESMIRTILIGILKIVLEILF